The region AGCAACTTTTGCCTCTAATAATCAGGTAGCTTGGTTAAAAGGAAATAATATTCAGATTACCTTAGCTGATGGAAAAACAATTGCAGTTACTAACGATGAAAATTCTGGAATTGTTAATGGATCGGGTTATGTGCACCGTCAAGAATTTGGTATTGATAAAGGAATGTGGTGGAATGAAACGGGAACCCAATTGGCTTATTACCGTAAAGACGAAACTATGGTGGCTAATTATCCACTAACGAATTGGAATGAACGTGAAGCCGTAAATAAAGACATTAAATACCCTATGGCGGGTATGACTAGTGAAAATGTAACGGTAGTTGTTTACGATGTAGCTTCGGGTAAAAAAGTAACGATTCAAACCGGTGAACCTAAAGAACAATATCTAACTATGGTTTCTTGGGAACCAACAGGGAAGTTTATCTTTATTGGTGTTTTAAACCGTGAACAAAATCATTTAAAATTCAATAAATATAATGCTTCAACAGGTGTTTTCGTAAAAACTTTGTTTGAAGAAAAGGCAACAACTTGGGTAGAACCACAACATGCGATTACGTTTGTGCCAAACAATCCCAATCAGTTCATTTATCAAACGGATTTTTACGGATATAACCAAATGTATTTATATTCAACCGATGGGAAGTTAATTAAAAACTTAGGATATAAGGATGTGGTGGTGACCGATTTACTTGGGTTTGATGCGACTAATTCAAAAATTAATTATATCGGAACTGCAAATAATGGATTAGACCGTCAATTGTATCAAGTTGATTTAAAATCAGGAAAAACGTTCCAATTAACAACAGTTTCGGGTACGCACAATGCTTCGGTTTCTTCTGACGGGACCATGATTTTAGACCAGTACAGTAATGCAACTACACCTAATGAAATTTCTATTTTGAATGTTAAAAACAAAATGGCAAATACTACTTTAGTTAAAGCAGATAATCCTTTTGCAGGGAAAATTGATTTACCTAAAATTGAATTGGTCACTTTAACTTCTGCCGACGGTAAAACACCTTTAAACGGAAGAATCATTTATCCTGCAAATTTTGATGCTACTAAAAAATATCCTGTAATGGTTTATTTGTACGGAGGGTCTCATGCGCAATTGGTCACTAACAAATGGTTGTCGGGTGCAGGGTATTTCGATATTTATATGGCGCAACAAGGGTATGTGGTATTTACCATGGATAACAGAGGTAGTGACGCTCGTGGAAAGAAATTTTGTGAAGTAAATCACCGTCAACTTGGGGTAAATGAAATGGCTGATCAAATGGAAGGGATAAAATTCTTAAAATCAAAAGCATTTGTAGATGCTGATAAAATTGGCGTTTTTGGATGGAGTTTTGGCGGATTTATGTCTACTTCATTGATGACAGCTCAAGCTGATACCTTTAAAGTAGGTGTTGCGGGCGGACCGGTTATCGATTGGAAATATTACGAAATTATGTACGGAGAGCGTTATATGGATACACCGCAAGAAAATCCGGAAGGATACGCTAAAACATCCTTGTTAGATAAAGCTAAGAACTTAAAAGGAAGATTGTTAATCATTCATGGGGCTCAAGATCCTGTAGTGGTACAACAACACAGTATGAACTTTATTGAAGCTTGCATTAAGGCCGGTAAACAAGTGGATTACTTTTTGTATCCAAACCATGAACACAATGTAAGTGGTAGAGATCGTATTCATATGTATGCAAAAATCGCTGATTATTTCGATACACATTTGAAGAAATAAGTCAATTAGTCAATGTTAATTTGATTACATATATTTTAAGAAATCCGTTTACTAAAAAGTAGGCGGATTTTTTTATGGGCGTGCCACAAGGAAAAAATGTCGTTTGTTAACTCATTTTTTCCTAGTGTCGGGCTTTCGCTACTCGCATCCCTTCGGGCGTGCTCAAACAAACCGCTCTATCCCTCACGCACTATCGAATTAAGTAGACAATTGCTGTTGTTTTGATATTAAATTTTATCTTTGCCTCATGCAAACACCCCTACTTTTTCAATCATTTAAAACCAACATATCAGGAATTACTTTACCTGAAAAATTCACGTTTCCGTTTTATTATCAACCTCATGAACTGAGTTTAATCGCAGCGCAAGAATTACAAGAATATCTTGAAAACCAAACCGATTTTGAGCATAATTTTGGATTAAAAGAAGGACAGGAAGGATTAATCATTGGAAAAATGTTTGGGGTTTTGGTGTGTCAAAATCAACACGGTGCAATCGGTTATTTATGGGCTTTTTCAGGTAAACTAGCTGGAGTGAATCATCTGCCTTATTTTGTACCAACTGTTTTTGATATGCTAGACGAAAATGGTTTTTTTCGTAAAGAGGAAGACGTCATCAGCGCTATAACTGAAAAAATAGAAAGCTTAGAGCAAGCTCCAGAATTTTTAGCATGTCAACAAAAATTCGAGAGAGAAACGGCACTTGCGGCTACTTGTATTGCTGAACAAAAAGAGAAAATACAATCTCAAAAACAAATTCGAAACGAACAACGCGCTACCTTCGATAGAGCAAACCAACCCTTACTTTATCATATTATGGAAGTGAGTTGGAGTAATGAAAGTATCAAAGAAAAAGTTTTGTTGAAAAACATGACTAAGTATTTTGACTATCGTTTGCAGGAATTAAAAGGGAAGTATGATCAATATATTCAAGAAATAAATGATTTAAAGGAATTGCGTAAACAGAAATCAGCAGCTTTACAAAAGTTGTTGTTTGCAGAATACGCTTTCTTAAATGTTGAAGGAAAAACAAAAAGTTTAGGCGAAATATTTGACGATAATCCTCCCGCTGGAGCAGGGGAGTGTGCCGCGCCAAAGTTATTGCATTATGCCTTTGAACACCAATTAAAACCCATTGCAATGGCTGAGTTTTGGTGGGGGCAATCTCCGAAATCTGAGGTGCGTAAGCATAAACAATTTTACCCGGCTTGCCGAAGAAAATGTGAACCTATATTGATGGGACATATGTTGCATGGTTTACTTATGGATGAAAATCCGCTTATTGAAAATCAGGCTCACGGTAGAGATATCGAAATTGTTTATGAAGATGAGGTGATGTTGGTAATTAATAAACCCATAGAGTTTTTATCGGTCCCAGGTAAAACTATTACCGATTCCGTTTACCATCGAATTAAAGAAAAGTATCCAGAAGCAACAGGTCCTATAATTGTTCATCGCTTGGATATGTCTACGTCTGGAATAATGCTAATTGCCAAAGATGAACCGACTTATGTGAAATTGCAAAGTCAGTTCATCCATCGCACTATCAAAAAGAGATATGTAGCTTTATTGGACGGGATTGTTAAACAACCATCCGGTTTTATTGATTTGCCATTACGCGTAGATTTAAATGATAGACCACGACAATTGGTGTGTTATGAACACGGCAAGCCTGCTCAAACCCATTTTGAAGTTCTTTCCATAAAAAACAAACAAACCCGTATTCATTTTTACCCTATAACAGGCAGAACGCACCAATTGCGCATGCATGCTTCTCATGAATTGGGTTTGAACGCACCAATAGTAGGTGATGATTTATACGGAACCAAAGCCAATCGTTTGCATTTACATGCGGAGTGGATTCAGTTTGATCATCCAGTTTCTGGAAAACGTATGGAGATTTTAGTAGAAGCGGATTTTTAGGTTTTACCGCAAAGACGCAAGGATACAAAGACACAAAGTTTTACACACAGTTTGTCATGCTGAAAGCATCTCAAAAAAATATTTTAGACTCTTTCAGAGAGACAAACGTTGTGGTTGTTTTTAAGTTTCCATATTTTATATATACAGGATATTAGGATAATTAATAAAGCAAAAATCAGCAAATAGTTAATTGTCAATTGATCATCAATTTCAGAATCAACATCAATTTTCTGAGTTTTTCCAAAATACATCAAAAAAGAAACAGATAGAAGATAAAACAAACCAACTATAGTTGAAATTAATAAGACTATGTATAAGGTTAATTTTGTTTTCATCCGTTTAATCCGTTAAATCTGCGTACCAAATTTTTTCCCCTCCAACCACACACTCTCAATCAAATTTGTAGCAAAGCAATACGGAATTTCATAATAAGAGTGTAAAGGTTTTGTTAGGATAAAATTCGCTTTTTTACCACGAGTGATACTGCCGTGTGTGTCACTTAAATCCATGGCGTAAGCCCCGTTGATAGTAGCCGCATTAATAGCTTCTTCAGGTGTCATTTTCATTTTTATACAAGCGGTCGCTACCACAAAATGCATATTTCCAGATGGGGTTGTGCCTGGATTAAAATCAGAAGCTAAAGCTAAAGGTAAACCAGCATTTAATAGTTGGCGCGCCGGAGTGTAAGGAATACTTATAAAATAAGAACAACTTGGTAAAGCCACAGGAATACAATCCGAGTTCTTTAAAGCTTCTATATCGTCTTCTGTAACCAATTCTAAATGATCCACGCTTAACGCTCCATGATCTACACAAGCCTTTATACCTCCAATGGCTGTAAATTGATTGACATGAATTTTAGGTGTTAAACCATATTTCTTACCGGCTTCCATGATTTGAATGGTTTCCTCTACACTAAAATAACCTGTTTCTAAAAAGGCATCGATGTAATCAGCTAAATTCTCTTTAGCGATGGCAGGTAGCATTTCAGAAATGATTAAATCGATATAGGCTTGATGGTTTTCTTTGTATTCCATAGGAAAAGCATGGGCGCCAAGAAAAGTAGCTTTTATAGCAACAGGATAATTTTCTTTTAATCGTTTAATAACACGTAACATTTTCAGTTCCCCTTCAACCGTTAAACCATAGCCCGATTTAATTTCTACTGCACCCGTTCCTTGTGAAATAACCTCTTCCAATCTTTTTTTAGATTGTTCATATATTTCTTCTTCAGAAGTTTCGTTTAATTTTTTAGCCGAATTTAATATGCCACCGCCGCGATTTGCAATTTCTTCGTAAGATAGGCCATTAATTCGATCTACAAATTCACCACTACGATTGCCTGCATAAACAATATGTGTATGACTATCACAAAAACTTGGTAATACAATTTTACCAGAACAATCAACCACATTCATCCCTTCTAAAGATGGAGCATTTTCCATCTTACCATAATCCATAATTACATCATTTTCAAGAAGTAAATAGGCGTTTTCAAGTAATGGTAAATTGGCCATTTCAGCCCCAGATACTTTATGAATTGGTGTGTCTCGTACTTGAAGTAATTGTTTGATATGAGTAAGTAGTGTTTGCATTCGTTTTCGTTATATTTGTAAAGCATAAAAGTAAATATTTTAATCGAAGTGCGAAAGTTGTTGTATAAAAAAGGAAGAAAAGTAGTGCCTACACTTTTGGAATATACGGGAAATCATAAAGAGACTAAGCCCGAAATGCAATTGTTTGTTTACGATACGGAGTCTTTATCGGAGTATCAAGACATTCATATTGGTCAGATTGATAAGCATTTAGAGCAAAATAAAAATAATTGGTTGAACCTTCATGGGTTGAATGATATTCATTTGGTAAAAGAATTAGGTGCGAAATTTCAGATTGATGATTTTATTTTAAGTGATATTTTAAATATTCTAAAGCGTTCCAAAATAGACGAATACCATCATACGTTGTTCTTTAATATTAAGTCCATTTTACCAGTACGAAATTCCAATTCCATTGATATGGAACAAATTAGTTTCATTTTACGAGATGGTTTTTTGTTTTCCTTTCAAGAGAAATCGAGTGATTTTTTCACACACATCAGGGAACGTTTACGTCAACATGCTGGTATAGTTCGTGATAAAAAAGTAGATTATTTATTGTATTTGTTGCTCGATGCGGTAATGGAAAATTTTTACATTACGATAGAGAATGAAGAACATAAAATTGACCAAATTATTGATTTAGCCAAGACTACTACTTCTCAAAAAATATTGGAAGATATTGAAATACACAGAGATAACCTAAATTTTTTACGCCGTTCTATAGTTCCTTTGCGTGATTCTTTATATTCGATTAAAAGTATGAAAGACGATGATGTTTTCAATGCTATTGCACCTGAAAATTATTCCTTCTTTGCACGTTTACATCAAAAATGTTTAGAATTATTAGATCAAATTGATGCCGATTTGTATTCGTTAGAAGCTGCTTCTAGTTTTTATTTTTCTATGCAAAGTCATAAGATGAATGAAGTCATGAAAACCCTTACTGTGGTTTCGGTGTTTTTTATGCCGTTGACATTTATAGTGGGCGTCTATGGAATGAACTTTGATAATATGCCGGAACTGCACTGGAAGTATGGTTATTTTATTATAATTGCAGTTATGTTTTTGCTTTTAATTGGAATGATTATCTATTTCAAAAAACGGAAATGGTATTAATACCCACTTCTTTAGTAATTTATTAAAGAATTTAAAATATTTCCCGCAAGCGTTTTTTTTTGTGGGAATTGTTTTTTTATTCGGATTATTATCGTAATATTGCAATATATAAATATAACGATATGGGGATTACAAAATCAGATGCTTTTACGCAGGAGCAGAATGAGTTAGCGAATTTAATGAAGGCGATGGCGCATCCGGCAAGGGTGGCTATAGTGCAATATTTATTGAAAGTAGATACTTGTATCTGTAATGATATTGTAAATGAATTGCCCTTGGCACAAGCGACCATTTCGCAACATTTAAAAGAATTGAAAAGTGCTGGAATCATTCAAGGTACGGTTGAAGGAAAATCGATTTGTTATTGTTTAAATAAAGATACGTTTTCAAAAATTGGCCGTTATTTTATGGGGGTTTCTATTAAGTTAGAAAATAAATGTTGTTAGTGAATTGAAAAACAAGGCGTCTTTTGTAAACGGGGTTGAAGCAAAGTACCGTGTACTGCGGAAAACCCGAAGTTAAATGTGCTGAAATTATAAATGTCTTTTTCTAAAAAATAAAATTATATGTTATTATCTGAATTAATTTATCAATTGCAAGATTTAAAAGAATTAAATTTTGTTTTGCCCGACGGAAGTTTGGTGCCTTCTCATTTTCATATTACAGAAATGGGTTTTATTGCTAAAAAATATACGGATTGTGGAAATACTTTTCGTGAAGAAAATTATTTTACGTTTCAATTGTGGTATGCGGGTGATGTGGAACATCGATTGACCTCGGAGAAATTTTTAAAAATTATTACTTCGATTATTGAAAAACAGGGTGGGGAAGATGCTGAGGTGCTAGTGGAATACCAAATGGAAACGACAATTGGTAAATTTAAATTGGATTTTTTTGCTGGTAATTTTGCGTTAATTGGAACTCAAACCACCTGTTTAGCGAGTGATCATTGTGGAATTCCAGAAGAGAAAATGAAAGTTTCTTTGAAAGAATTACAAGCAAAAACGAGTTGTTGTACACCTAATTCGGGTTGTTGTTAATGGATAAAAAAGCGCATTGGGAAAAAGTTTTTGAAACGAAAGCCCAAAATGAGGTGAGTTGGTACCAGCCGAATCCTAAAACTTCGGTTGCTTTTTTTGTGGATAATGCTATTGCAAAAGAGGCCAAAATCATTGAAGTTGGTGGAGGAGATAGTTTTCTGGTTGATGAATTATTGCAGTTAGGATATAAAAATATTACAGTATTGGATATTTCTGAAAATGCAATTCTTCGTTTGAAAGAAAGATTAGGTGAAAAAGGAAAAGAGGTGACATTTATAGTGTCGGATATTTTGAATTTTAAGACTACTGAAAAATTTGATGTTTGGCATGATAGAGCCAGTTTTCATTTTTTAATAAATCCGGAAGAGGTTGCTTTATATGTGCAAAAGGCCAAAGAATTTACTTCAGAAAATGCCTTATTGTTTATGGGGACTTTTTCAGACAAGGGGCCTTTAAAATGTAGTGGATTGGGAATAAAACAATATTCTGAAGAGCGTTTTGAAAACGTTTTTTTAGGATTTGAAAAGGTAAAATGCTTTAAAGAAGATCATCACACTCCTTTTAACACGACTCAGAATTTTATATTTTGTGAATTTAAAAAAAACAAGTTTATGCCTTATGTTTGATACGTTACAAGAAAAAATAAATCAAATTGCAACAGTTGCAGTATCTGAAGAAAGAAAAGAAATGTTAGACGTTTTAGTTGAATATATACAATCTAAAGTCGATTTAAACGAAGAAATCCGATTGAACTTCATTTGTACGCATAATTCAAGAAGAAGTCATTTATCCCAAATTTGGGCACAAACCATGGCGTTTCATTTCGGAATCAAGCATGTATTTTGTTATTCGGGTGGGACAGAAACTACAGCGATGTTTCCTAAAGTTGGAGAAACCTTAGTAAACCAAGGATTTCAAATTCAGCAATTAAGTGAAGGAAAAAATCCCGTTTATGCGGTGAAGTTTGAGGACAATCAACATCCC is a window of Flavobacterium indicum GPTSA100-9 = DSM 17447 DNA encoding:
- a CDS encoding S9 family peptidase; amino-acid sequence: MKKYVFSFLLIGSIAFAQKLTIEETVMGPRKYASKTLSASQWRKDSKAITYLSADFSNLMEKSASTNWTEATLVSKAELESALKTKISGDEFTLRSFPMVHWKSKNTFETELAGKNKNYNIIFDVETKQITKAVAYPNDGSEATFASNNQVAWLKGNNIQITLADGKTIAVTNDENSGIVNGSGYVHRQEFGIDKGMWWNETGTQLAYYRKDETMVANYPLTNWNEREAVNKDIKYPMAGMTSENVTVVVYDVASGKKVTIQTGEPKEQYLTMVSWEPTGKFIFIGVLNREQNHLKFNKYNASTGVFVKTLFEEKATTWVEPQHAITFVPNNPNQFIYQTDFYGYNQMYLYSTDGKLIKNLGYKDVVVTDLLGFDATNSKINYIGTANNGLDRQLYQVDLKSGKTFQLTTVSGTHNASVSSDGTMILDQYSNATTPNEISILNVKNKMANTTLVKADNPFAGKIDLPKIELVTLTSADGKTPLNGRIIYPANFDATKKYPVMVYLYGGSHAQLVTNKWLSGAGYFDIYMAQQGYVVFTMDNRGSDARGKKFCEVNHRQLGVNEMADQMEGIKFLKSKAFVDADKIGVFGWSFGGFMSTSLMTAQADTFKVGVAGGPVIDWKYYEIMYGERYMDTPQENPEGYAKTSLLDKAKNLKGRLLIIHGAQDPVVVQQHSMNFIEACIKAGKQVDYFLYPNHEHNVSGRDRIHMYAKIADYFDTHLKK
- a CDS encoding RluA family pseudouridine synthase; this encodes MQTPLLFQSFKTNISGITLPEKFTFPFYYQPHELSLIAAQELQEYLENQTDFEHNFGLKEGQEGLIIGKMFGVLVCQNQHGAIGYLWAFSGKLAGVNHLPYFVPTVFDMLDENGFFRKEEDVISAITEKIESLEQAPEFLACQQKFERETALAATCIAEQKEKIQSQKQIRNEQRATFDRANQPLLYHIMEVSWSNESIKEKVLLKNMTKYFDYRLQELKGKYDQYIQEINDLKELRKQKSAALQKLLFAEYAFLNVEGKTKSLGEIFDDNPPAGAGECAAPKLLHYAFEHQLKPIAMAEFWWGQSPKSEVRKHKQFYPACRRKCEPILMGHMLHGLLMDENPLIENQAHGRDIEIVYEDEVMLVINKPIEFLSVPGKTITDSVYHRIKEKYPEATGPIIVHRLDMSTSGIMLIAKDEPTYVKLQSQFIHRTIKKRYVALLDGIVKQPSGFIDLPLRVDLNDRPRQLVCYEHGKPAQTHFEVLSIKNKQTRIHFYPITGRTHQLRMHASHELGLNAPIVGDDLYGTKANRLHLHAEWIQFDHPVSGKRMEILVEADF
- the hutI gene encoding imidazolonepropionase → MQTLLTHIKQLLQVRDTPIHKVSGAEMANLPLLENAYLLLENDVIMDYGKMENAPSLEGMNVVDCSGKIVLPSFCDSHTHIVYAGNRSGEFVDRINGLSYEEIANRGGGILNSAKKLNETSEEEIYEQSKKRLEEVISQGTGAVEIKSGYGLTVEGELKMLRVIKRLKENYPVAIKATFLGAHAFPMEYKENHQAYIDLIISEMLPAIAKENLADYIDAFLETGYFSVEETIQIMEAGKKYGLTPKIHVNQFTAIGGIKACVDHGALSVDHLELVTEDDIEALKNSDCIPVALPSCSYFISIPYTPARQLLNAGLPLALASDFNPGTTPSGNMHFVVATACIKMKMTPEEAINAATINGAYAMDLSDTHGSITRGKKANFILTKPLHSYYEIPYCFATNLIESVWLEGKKFGTQI
- the corA gene encoding magnesium/cobalt transporter CorA, translating into MRKLLYKKGRKVVPTLLEYTGNHKETKPEMQLFVYDTESLSEYQDIHIGQIDKHLEQNKNNWLNLHGLNDIHLVKELGAKFQIDDFILSDILNILKRSKIDEYHHTLFFNIKSILPVRNSNSIDMEQISFILRDGFLFSFQEKSSDFFTHIRERLRQHAGIVRDKKVDYLLYLLLDAVMENFYITIENEEHKIDQIIDLAKTTTSQKILEDIEIHRDNLNFLRRSIVPLRDSLYSIKSMKDDDVFNAIAPENYSFFARLHQKCLELLDQIDADLYSLEAASSFYFSMQSHKMNEVMKTLTVVSVFFMPLTFIVGVYGMNFDNMPELHWKYGYFIIIAVMFLLLIGMIIYFKKRKWY
- a CDS encoding ArsR/SmtB family transcription factor, giving the protein MGITKSDAFTQEQNELANLMKAMAHPARVAIVQYLLKVDTCICNDIVNELPLAQATISQHLKELKSAGIIQGTVEGKSICYCLNKDTFSKIGRYFMGVSIKLENKCC
- a CDS encoding DUF6428 family protein → MLLSELIYQLQDLKELNFVLPDGSLVPSHFHITEMGFIAKKYTDCGNTFREENYFTFQLWYAGDVEHRLTSEKFLKIITSIIEKQGGEDAEVLVEYQMETTIGKFKLDFFAGNFALIGTQTTCLASDHCGIPEEKMKVSLKELQAKTSCCTPNSGCC
- a CDS encoding class I SAM-dependent methyltransferase; protein product: MDKKAHWEKVFETKAQNEVSWYQPNPKTSVAFFVDNAIAKEAKIIEVGGGDSFLVDELLQLGYKNITVLDISENAILRLKERLGEKGKEVTFIVSDILNFKTTEKFDVWHDRASFHFLINPEEVALYVQKAKEFTSENALLFMGTFSDKGPLKCSGLGIKQYSEERFENVFLGFEKVKCFKEDHHTPFNTTQNFIFCEFKKNKFMPYV
- a CDS encoding arsenate-mycothiol transferase ArsC; this translates as MFDTLQEKINQIATVAVSEERKEMLDVLVEYIQSKVDLNEEIRLNFICTHNSRRSHLSQIWAQTMAFHFGIKHVFCYSGGTETTAMFPKVGETLVNQGFQIQQLSEGKNPVYAVKFEDNQHPIICFSKAYFDPFNPKSNFGAIMTCNNADEGCPMVFGAEVRFPIKYDDPKAFDGTDVMNEKYAERSLQIASEMHYVFSQIKKYYK